From the Lytechinus variegatus isolate NC3 chromosome 5, Lvar_3.0, whole genome shotgun sequence genome, the window aacgaatgcagcaaaggcttaaatttgttctagctctttacttgaaaggaatttactggccctctttccttgggtaagacgtgcatgtagcatatttttgccagtgataaatcgtcatttgcgctgtcaaaacacgacgaagacgacaacatcttatccgccatcgtacattctgtattataacgtatatcatgtacaacgagtaaaaaatataaacgcgaacgaggttacatgcattgtacacGCTCGCGCACGTTCGTGGAAGTCCTTAaaacacggggtgaatggcggaatttccagtcgaatcaatggtacgatttcgcatattattattttaattttgaggtcaggagcagaatttaccgatggcaacatgttgcatgtattcactcataatattttacatatcatgttcaagaaccgtggttgtatttgctgccccacggaaagtcacaattttagcgaccatcccacagtctatgATATTCATTTCCCATACGCAGCTTTGCAAAAGAAGAGGAAGCAGGTCCACCATCCCAAAATACCAAGGAAGACTAAACTAATAGCATGGATGGCTTCAAATTGTCAGGTTTTGTCTTGGAAGAGAACGGAGTTGGTCAAAGAGCTTCAAAGGCACATCTCTGTCGATGCCTACGGTAAATGTGgaaacaaggggatacttcccCGTGATGATGATACTATCAAGGCTTTACAAAAGTTCAAATTTTACCTTGCATTTGAAAATAGTGAGTGTCGGGACTACATCACAGAGAAAGTGTGGAAGACGTGTCTGATGAGGGGGATCGTTCCGATAGTCTACGGAACGAGAAGGCACTGCCCTAGAATTCTTTGATTTTCCTTGAGGATTTCAGCAATATGAGTGCATTTGTTGATTACATTCATGTTCTTGATGCAGATAGAGCTCGCTATAGGAAATACTTTGattggaaaataaagaataCCGTGAATTTTATGCAGTCAATCATGTTTAGCATTCAGTCTCCACAGTTATGTTACCTCCTGAAGAAACTGACCCATGTTTTCTTCCATCCAGAGTCGTCATGGCAGAAAAGAACGCCCGATTTTGCTTCGTGGTGGAAAGGACAGTGTCTCGATCCGACAAGAGAGAAGGATGTCTTGGGTTTCAGTGTTCACTAGCCAGTCTATGTACTAAACACCATATAGTCGCAGAACAATTATTCCTAAAGGAACGTATCATTTCATATTCTTGCAGAGTGCCACATGTTTTTCAAAAGTGTTCTGATAAACATTAATGTGACATTGCATAATTTCGATTGAAGATTTATAAAGGAGTAAGTTATCAACATGTTAGGAGGCAAATGTAGTCAGCTTAATAACAGAACAATCAGTTGACCAAGTACCGGTCGAATGGATGTTAGTAAGCCTATCTTACCAGTTAGCTGAATTTCTTATAATGTATATCGTAAGGAAATTTGCGCTTCTTATTCCAGTATTGGACcgtttttatcttttcttttatttaactTCTGCAATCAATATTATTACTTTAAGAGAAATTCTCAATAGTTAAAGAATAGTTTTATATCAGTAGAATAAAGAATTTCCTCTCTATTGTATCTCGTGAAATATACAGTGATGGgtctgcattttatcatatttttgttttcatttttaaacatttcacAGTGTTGGGATGAAGGTTCATCAATATTATTGTAGGTGTTTTGTGTTTAAATTGTAATGTGTGAAGTCATGTAATTGAGGTTCAAGATAATTGATGTGTTTGAAAGCAGATCTGAGCCACATATCAGAGCTTAACGataaatagcaaatatgaatgaacacttctgattggttcctgttcagtattttaaaccaaatgcgcgtgtgtaaattgattttgattggtcagttcatttagcgatatATCGCTTGTTTTGTGCTACTGAATCCAGGGCCATGTAAcgcaaaggttagcgattgattgataaatgaaatggccaatcaaaatcatcgttgcatgcgcatttttgctcagtagactgactatGAACCAATGAGAATCGTTCTTTCAAATCGATTAATccctgacctttttttttgttacggagcccagatgaCATTGGATGCAAGAATATCGAGGGATTTGAACTATTGAGCAGATCTATGTTACAAATGTGGTAACTATATAGATTTTAGTTTGGTATCATGATTATGGAGTAGTGTTTCGTGGCACTTACCTCGCAGTACTGAAGATGAATATAAGAAATGCTTTTTAAATACTATGATCGCAACATAATTTATACATCATTAAGAACAGTTGACTTAATCTTTCCAAATGTATACAtgtgtaataaaaaatgatggTAAGAACACACAGTACATctttagttgtttttttttaaatcattgatgatgatcatatcattttatttattcagatcCTATTTGTACATTCGAAAAATACCTGTCTAAAATACATGAACCTACCGTGATTGCAAAAACAACAGGACTGATACATGaatacacattaaaaaatataaatcgaAAAGATCCTATTAAAATTTGTGCAATTGTATTTAAGGTGCCCAGTTATTCTGATATTATCAAACCAAGTGtattttttgtggaaaaaaaacttCGTATACTTTGATGCAACGTACACGTAAGGCCACCGCGTACTTTGTGATTTTGGAGCAATTcgcatttgtttgtttgttttgagaatatgaatgaatatagTATTTTAGTTGAGGCTCAAATTAACTTTTAGAATAAAGCCATCATTTTGGAGTAAACgccaaatttgtttcaaattgtagCTTATTGCACAATTGATGTGACGTCATCGCGATTGTTCATTGAATTTGCTGTTTATTCTACTCAGATGACAGCTATTTTCACATAATTCACAATAAGTGTGCCTAATGGTGATATCGATTTCGCGGAGTACATATCTAGAGATAACGGCACAACATTGGGTCGCAGCCCAATCTCCAGTTTTTGACCAAGATAAGCTACCAATTGGTGAATTTTGGTCCATCACTTAGTGAATATTAAATGGATTTTGTTATTGATAGCTCCCTCCATCAGGTATTGCAATCTATTACATATGTCGCCCTCTCGAGTTCAAGGTTGCCGTGTTCGTCAGCCAGAATCACAACGGCCAACCAGAAAGCCTGTGTACAAATTTCGGTAAAGATTTGCCAAACTGAACTGCCTTTATAgcaaatcatcattataaaAACGCAAGCTGCGATTTTCGGTGACTTTCCCTTTTTCCCATTTCACTAATTTATACTTTGTTTTACAAtgtctaaatatttttcaagtgGAAACGacgaaaaaaatacaattcaaaagaatgctATACGAAACATAATCTTCAGCTCATGCGACGTAATTATTAAGGTATTGTTTCATAACATAGTTTCAATTGCAGTACTCAATCTCCTCATTACAGGGATAGTTACATGATCATTATCGTAGCATAACTTAAAAGAGGTGAGTGTCAATGCCCTCATATCACCTGTAGTGCCATCATTTCCCTCACTCATCGTTGGTGAGTTTAATATGCCTTAAGTGCCTAAATGTTTTTAACATAGTCAAAATAATTTCGACATAATTCCTTTTCAATGTCAGCAATTTAAAACTCCGATATAATTTTTCTAATGTTTTTGTGAATATGTGTTTCGAAATATTTTACTATCATCACCTTCATGACCATTTCACTTCATGCCTCTTGATGGATGAATCATACGGCTTTTAGTGAGTTTATACGAGCAGCTTAGGGTTGTCTCATTCCCACCAAGATTGACCGAAATCTCAGGAAATCTCCAGTTatcatgatcatgttgatttttttcacagGACAATTGTTCAATTCGGCTGGATAATTGATTCTACACACGAAGAAGTGTTACtgtaacattttaaaatgttgattctaatatttcattgtttagACTAAAATCAAGTCAAGTTGAATAAAGAGACGGTGGGAAATCTTCACCCCTTTTCTGAATAAAAGGTAACTATGATTTAATCGCCGTCATAATTGTGCAGTTTTATTAAGTTGATATGCATAAATACGCGATGTCAATATAGCTTGAAAATAATGTTGTGTTTTGGATgatatttctgataaaaaaaatccttgtgaTATAATCACATTGTTATTCATACAGTTCAAAGTACTCCTATTTTTTCTTGCAAATGTGTTAGATTAATTGCGAAGCCCCTTCGACGACATGAGAtcattgtctttttttcaaaactcaTTTCCAACGACATACTTCAGTGTACTTATTCGTCCCCTCGACTTAACTTGCTTACGAAGTCagggctgacacttgcacgacttttggtcacgattttgtcgtggcaagtcgtgccatttgGGGGCAtgaactgggaggctcccgcactgtttacgactagttcacgcatagttcacgatGAGTTAACGAATGTGTGTCCATCAATGTCCACAATGAAACTAACTGTCACGATGACTTCACGgatagtttgcgcatagtttacgTACTTCCCGCATTGACACGACAAGTTTGCGCAATTCAGACGGTGTCGTGCCGACTTGGGCACGCCATATCAAAATGATGCATCCCCAACCCCTGGTCATTATTTTACTCTGTCGAAGAGACAACATGCTGAATTCAGAGACACAATCATTGCAGGGAAGAGAAGATGCCTATACCTGGCCGCTGCTTTGGCCATTGTTGAAGAACAGCAGGAAAGGCCATAAGAGGCAGAAGAGCAAGAAAGAAATCCACAAAGGAAAGTGTGGGTCAGGGAATGAATGATCAGGaggtacactgttaaaaaatttatccttaaaataaaagaagttcctgcagcagagtctcgagatcatctgtaatcttattgaattgcgtaatcttacaggaatttggtatttggtgtatggaatcttacaaatttccttgaataaaacacccttttcccctttttttaacagacctgttctgttaaattgcagaaaaattcctgttttaagaatttacagaatgattctgttattgctttctgcaaaatcttctgtttattttctgtaaaatcacgggttttttaacagtgtatgagTTTGGACAGTATGACTGCCTACTGACCTGTTCCATGAGATGGTTGAGAAGTTAACCCcagcaaagaaataaaaaagagaaaaggaacattaaaaatgaaaaaagaaacggAAAAAAGAAACGGAAATGAAACGGGGaagagaaatgaaaacaaataataagagAAAGAAATCCCCTTCACACacaacaaaatggaaaaaatttaAGTAAACGAAAAGAgaaatgaagagaaagagaaacagaaaagaaaagaaaaaataggtGGATTTCGTTTTTTGGGGATGGAAAATGGGACTTTCATGTGTTTCTTCATTcccctccccttttttctctttctctttttcgtttctttttattttttcgttcctttttcattttagtttttgtttcctttttctttttttttctttttttggaggggggggggggtcgtgaaCATGTGACCTACTCCTGATCTGGACATGAGCTGTTCGTGAACCATTCGTGGTAgttcgtgacagtcgtggcatggcgcaTCCTCTCTCACCGTCTAGACGAGTTCgcgaacagtttgcgcatagttcacggcccggtcgctaaattttgtcgtgaccaaaatttttaacatttcaaacttctcgtcccgacatggcacgcagtcacgatGGGTTTACGCAGTCACGCCAGTTtacgactagtttgcgcactggcgTGACTCGAGTAGTGCCAATGCATGACTTggaatcgtgcaagtgtcagcctaGCTTTACTATTCGTTCCCAAAACTTaagccagcctgacacttgcgcaaactagtcgtgaactggcgtgaagtgtgcgtaaacacgtcgtgacatgtcgtgactgcgtgccatgtcgggacgagaattttaaaattttggtcacgacaaaatttagccaccgggtcgtgaactatgcgcaaactgttcgtgaactcgtcgtgaactcgtcgggacgatgcgggaggatgcgtgccagtgcgtggcagtgcgcgccatgccacgactgtcacgaatggttcacgaacagctcacgtcgtgttcacgaatagttcagcacgacaccgtccgaatcgcgcaaactcgtcgtgccaatgcgggaagtgcgtaaactatgcgcaaactatgcgtgaactcgtcgtgccagttcgtgtcaatgtggacactgacgggcacgcattcgtgaactattcgtgaactcgtcgtgaacttgtcgtgaactatgcgtgaacaagtcgtaaaacagtgcgggagcctcccagttcgtgccccaaaatggcacgacttgccacgacaaaatcgtggccaaaagtcgtgcaagtgtcagcctggcttaAAGCCAgtcgtgacagtcgtggcatggcgcaTCCTCTCTCACCGTCTAGACGAGTTCgcgaacagtttgcgcatagttcacggcccggtcgctaaattttgtcgtgaccaaaatttttaacatttcaaacttctcgtcccgacatggcacgtAGTCACGATGGGTTTACGCAGTCACGCCAGTTtacgactagtttgcgcactggcgCGACTCGAGTAGTGCCAATGCATGACTTggaatcgtgcaagtgtcagcttaaagccaggctgacacttgcacgacttttggccacgattttgtcgtggcaagtcgtgccattttggggcacgaactgggaggctcccgcactgttttcgacttgttcacgcatagttcacgacaagttcacgacgagttcacgaatagttcacgaatgcgtgtCTGTCAGTGTCGtactgaactattcgtgaactcgacgtgagctgttcgtgaactattcgtgacagtcgtggcatggcgcgcactgccacgcactggcatgcatcctcccgcatcggcccgacgagttcacgacaagttcacgaacagtttgcgcatagttcacgacccggtcgctaaattttgtcgtgaccaaaattttgaacatttcaaaattctcgtcccgacatggcacgcagtcacgacgtgtcacgacgtgtttacgcacacttcgcgtaggttcacgactagtttgcgcactggcacgacttgagtcgtgccaatgcgtgacacaaaatcgtgcaagtgtcaggctggcttTACTGTACCTTTGTACGGTGCGTTATAAGTCGTGGGACATGGGAacgagttttgaaaatatatacatgtcaTGTTACCTTGGGGGCCCCTTGATTGATTAACTAATTGGTTTGCTTTGTCTATACTCACTGCAGGTTTTCGATCGTATATGGTTTTTTAATGAACTAACGAACAATTTCGTAAGATTTTCTCTTGATTTTGCTTTATTGAAAACGCATGATGAGTAAGTGCATTGGGAAATGGTTATTGGTTGAATGTTTGATATTCTTTCGCCttcctcttcttattcttctccctattcttcttcttcttctctagAATATGGTGGCTTGGAAGAAGCAATTATTTTAGGGACACACCTTTAAAACGTCTATTAAAATGTTTTGACTATCAGAATGGACACCCTCTTccaaaaatgaacatattaaaTCATTTTCCAAACATGTGGATTCGATATGCCATTCTAACGAATTTAAATTGAAAGGGAATGAAAACTCATAACATGCATAACGACAAAGTTCCGATAGGCAGATATGTAGTTTAACACATATGGAAAGCTCTCATCATATTCAAACTGACAAACCCATAGATTTATCAATCTCTGCATTTGCAAATTATCATTAGATGAACTTGACAAACTTTAGAGCTCTTGAACTTTATTCAATCTTTTGTCCCTTAGTATTCTTGGCACGGGAAAGGGAACTGATGTAATCAAAGGCGGCAGGTTGACATCCACAATCTGACGAAACTCCTTGGCTAGTATAAAAGACAGAGAGGTCCGAGTTGTCTTTTTATTGTACAATTGACATGTCTGCATCGATCTTTGTTCTATGGTTTGATTGAAGAATATAATGTGAATGAATGTTACAATTTTCATGCTTAAAGATCATATGTTTctatatgatattatttatcttcttctttctcttcttctttctcttcttctttcttcttcttcttcttcatattcTCCTCCTTTTTGCACTTTTAAGGAAAATATGAACCATAATAATATGTACGATGTCCAAAATAATAGATAAGACCAACATTGTAATATTCACACATGAATTAGAATACCAATTACAGAATTACCTGTCTGTATTTGCGTATGTTCTCTTGTGCACATTGTGCCAGAATGACGATAAGAATTTATATCATCCAATTTCCTTAAGCTCCTTAACTAAGTGCCGCAAAGATTCTTCGCACGAATGTCATGAAAGGTGTCACTTTAATGTCTCACTTTCTCCACTATCTTCCAAGACACCTTGGTCCAAGTTTGATAATATCGTCTGAATGATGATGGCGATGCCAAATGTTTCGTCTGTTCTGTCAATGTTTCAAAGTATGCAGATGAATAAACGTTCTTTCTCAAGTTAACTATTTCTTTATAAACTCTCAAGTAAAAACTTCCTACGAAAAGTATAAAAGCTGAGGATTCAACTAGATTTTCACACTCGAATTCTCTGGAGTAGAAAGTCCAAGTAGTTATCCAGAAAACAAGCAGTACTAATTGCTTATTCATTCTATTTGTACGATCCTGCATAAACGGAATATTGCAATGGCAGCTACAGTGAAAGCAATCTGTCTACTATTCGGTAAGAATTACTACTTctttaaatatttataaattcataatttatctttattaaacGCTCATTTgtgtaaataatcatttttttcaagccaGTAggatgtttgtttgtttttatttccgtcaaaaaaaaacaaaaacaatatgtatatacatgtacgtaaaaATACAAAGAgtaacatatacatacataatgaaataaattttaaacattgattaaaaaatcaatgCTTGAAATATGTTAAGGAAGTTGAAAAGATCAAAGGATCaaacttaagaaaaaaagatggtTGGATAACCAATAATCAGCTGCACCAATTGTATGTGGAGTTGGTTTTCCTTGGGGATCAAATGGTTGTGTTGTTATTGTCGATGTTTCCGTCAAAAGTGGTAGCAGTGAACCGATTAATGGGTCTTCTTTTTctaggaaagaagaaaagaaagcaaaGTGAATTAGTAACGGGATACTCTTCAATGAATGTTGTGTTAAACTTTTCTCCACTTATAGTTTAATTTCATCACTTACTTTTGAATATCTCTTATTTTTCTGTCTACTTAATTCACAGTGATTTGCATTGCCGCTGGGGTAAATAGCAATCCGCTCACCAAGGGTAGGCGTAAGACGGGCCAGAATCCCGTAGGGCCTCCTCAGAAACAGACCATGTTCGATTTCCCGGTAGAACAAGGGACAGGTCCAAGCTTTGTTGATCCTGTTTCTGTTGGTCCGAGCTTCACTAGTAGTTCTGTCATCCTCACAATGCCAGATTCCTCCTCCTCCGAAGAAGTGTCCGAGATTGACTTTGACATGGATACGGATACCAATGAAGTCGATGCTGCCCCATCGGTCTTATTTGGAAGGAACAGGAATCGAATCAGCGGGGACATGCGTGGCCTTCTCCCCGGGAATGGAAGACAACAGGGTTTCGCTGATGTAGAAGCAGGGCAATATGATGAACTCATGTCCAGGACCGCTGGATCATCAGGAAGGGGTGTTGGTATTGCCTTTGGGGTTATTGGACTAATTGCTCTAGTTGTAGCTGTCGCTTTCTTCACAATCAGAAGATACAGGCACGAGATTCCAGTTTTAGTCCGTACATAAGAAACTCCGGAACTTAGTACAATTTAGTTTTTCGTGAACAGATactgaattttcaaataatggcTTGAATATTTCTTT encodes:
- the LOC121415452 gene encoding uncharacterized protein LOC121415452, producing the protein MAATVKAICLLFVICIAAGVNSNPLTKGRRKTGQNPVGPPQKQTMFDFPVEQGTGPSFVDPVSVGPSFTSSSVILTMPDSSSSEEVSEIDFDMDTDTNEVDAAPSVLFGRNRNRISGDMRGLLPGNGRQQGFADVEAGQYDELMSRTAGSSGRGVGIAFGVIGLIALVVAVAFFTIRRYRHEIPVLVRT